A stretch of Sebastes fasciatus isolate fSebFas1 chromosome 19, fSebFas1.pri, whole genome shotgun sequence DNA encodes these proteins:
- the ptges gene encoding prostaglandin E synthase translates to MAVMIKNEVFSCFVFYGVLLVIKMYIIAIITGQVRLRKKAFANPEDSLRHGGLQFHREDLYVERCRRAHINDIENILPFLFLGAIYSMTGPSLAVARLHFLVFFMGRVLHSVAYLCALQAPTRSVAYIVAQIPSISMAVQILMAVAAYA, encoded by the exons ATGGCAGTCATGATCAAAAATGAAgttttctcctgttttgttttctacgGCGTGCTTCTGGtgatcaaaatgtacattatagCGATAATAACGGGACAAGTGAGGCTGCGCAAAAAG GCTTTTGCCAACCCCGAGGACTCGCTGAGACATGGAGGTTTACAGTTTCACAGAGAGGATCTATATGTGGAAAGATGCCGGAG GGCTCATATTAACGACATTGAGAACAtcctccccttcctcttcctGGGTGCTATCTACTCCATGACTGGACCCTCGTTGGCTGTGGCccgccttcacttcctggtcttCTTCATGGGTCGTGTGCTGCACAGCGTTGCCTACCTGTGTGCCCTGCAAGCGCCGACCCGCTCTGTGGCCTACATCGTCGCACAGATACCTTCTATCTCTATGGCTGTGCAGATCCTGATGGCAGTCGCAGCGTATGCCTAA